A genomic segment from Gracilinanus agilis isolate LMUSP501 chromosome 1, AgileGrace, whole genome shotgun sequence encodes:
- the RFX1 gene encoding MHC class II regulatory factor RFX1, protein MATQAYVTELQAAPQPPQPQQAPPQAQPQPPPPPPPPAAPQPPPPPPPPPPPAAATSQPQYVSELQSPQPQPANQKQYVTEIPTPPAQSQPSGQPAPAPAPQQFIVVTVSEGAMRASDTVSEASPGSTASQSGVPTQVVQQVQATPQRLLVHASVQAKPGAVSPLQLTSIQVPQQRLVVQSSAQASKGGPASIAVHSVQQAHSPPERSPGQGNSSTSKAGSVQQLQVHSVQAVPGPQERSVVQTAPQTPKSGPVQQLTVQGLQPVHVTQEVQQLQQVPVQHVYPGQVQYVEGGDASYTASTIRSGTYPYTETPLYTQNAGTSYYESQGTTAQVSTPATSQAVASSGSVPMYVSGGQIVTNSSGSSSGGGGGGGGGGAGTYVIQGGYMLGSSSQSYSHTTRASPATVQWLLDNYETAEGVSLPRSTLYCHYLLHCQEQKLEPVNAASFGKLIRSVFMGLRTRRLGTRGNSKYHYYGLRIKANSPLLRLMEDQQHMAMRGQPFSQKQRLKPIQKMEGMTNGVAVGQQQAAGLSDISAQVQQYQQFLDASRSLPEFTELDLQGKVLPEGIGPEDIKAFQVLYREHCEAIVDVMINLQFTLVETLWKTFWRYNLNQPSEATPLAVHDEAEKRLPKSSLVLLSKYEPVLKWTKDCDNLLYQGLVEILIPDVLRPIPSALTQAIRNFAKSLESWLTNAMMNIPEEMVRVKVAAASAFAQTLRRYTSLNHLAQAARAVLQNTAQINQMLSDLNRVDFANVQEQASWVCRCEDRVVQRLEQDFKVTLQQQNSLEQWAGWLDGVVSQVLKPYQGSASFPKAAKLFLLKWSFYSSMVIRDLTLRSAASFGSFHLIRLLYDEYMYYLIEHRVAQAKGETPIAVMGEFANLASSLNPLDPDKDEEEEEEEESEDELPQEISLNSSESTALSSESLEPPAKLARTEGRGIFVQALPSS, encoded by the exons ATGGCAACACAGGCCTACGTTACTGAGCTTCAGGCAGCCCCGCAACCACCACAGCCTCAACAAGCCCCTCCTCAGGCTCAGCCCCAGccaccgccaccaccaccaccaccagcggCCCCtcagccaccaccaccaccgccaccaccaccaccgcctGCTGCTGCCACCTCCCAGCCACAGTATGTTAGTGAACTGCAGAGTCCACAGCCCCAACCTGCCAACCAGAAACAGTATGTGACTGAGATCCCAACCCCCCCAGCACAGTCACAGCCCAGTGGCCAACCTGCCCCAGCCCCGGCCCCTCAGCAGTTTATCGTGGTGACAGTCTCTG AAGGGGCCATGAGGGCCAGTGACACCGTCTCAGAAGCCAGCCCAGGCTCCACTGCCAGCCAATCTGGAGTGCCAACACAGGTGGTCCAACAGGTCCAGGCCACACCGCAG CGGCTGCTGGTCCATGCAAGTGTGCAGGCCAAGCCTGGTGCTGTGTCCCCTCTGCAGCTTACCAGCATCCAAGTGCCCCAGCAG CGACTTGTGGTGCAGAGCTCAGCTCAggccagcaaagggggcccagctTCGATAGCTGTCCACAGTGTCCAGCAGGCGCACTCCCCACCAGAG CGTTCACCAGGacaggggaacagctccaccagcaaagcTGGCTCCGTGCAGCAGCTCCAGGTGCACAGTGTCCAGGCCGTTCCTGGCCCGCAAGAG AGATCCGTGGTACAGACCGCTCCGCAGACGCCCAAATCGGGCCCAGTGCAGCAGCTGACGGTGCAAGGGTTGCAGCCAGTCCACGTCACCCAAGAG GTGCAACAGCTCCAGCAGGTGCCTGTTCAGCATGTGTACCCCGGCCAGGTGCAGTATGTGGAGGGCGGTGATGCCAGCTACACAGCCAGCACCAT TCGCTCAGGTACCTACCCCTACACAGAGACACCACTATACACCCAGAATGCGGGCACCAGCTACTATGAGTCCCAGGGCACAACCGCGCAGGTCAGCACACCTGCCACCTCACAGGCTGTGGCGAGTAGTGGCTCAGTGCCCATGTATGTGTCGGGTGGCCAGATCGTCACCAACTCTAGTGGCTCGAGCAGCGGAGGGGGCGGCGGGGGCGGCGGGGGCGGCGCCGGCACCTACGTGATCCAGGGCGGCTACATGTTGGGCAGCTCCAGCCAGTCGTACTCACATACCACCCGTGCCTCACCAGCCACT GTCCAATGGCTGCTGGATAACTATGAGACGGCTGAGGGGGTGAGCCTGCCCCGCAGTACCCTCTATTGCCACTACCTCCTGCACTGCCAGGAGCAGAAGCTAGAGCCCGTCAATGCTGCCTCTTTTGGCAAGCTTATCCGCTCTGTCTTCATGGGCCTCCGCACTCGACGACTTGGCACGAG GGGAAACTCCAAATACCATTACTATGGTCTGCGTATCAAAGCCAACTCTCCACTGCTACGCCTGATGGAGGACCAGCAACATATGGCCATGCGGGGCCAGCCCTTCTCTCAGAAGCAGAG ACTTAAACCAATACAGAAGATGGAGGGCATGACCAACGGTGTGGCAGTAGGACAGCAGCAGGCAGCAGGCCTGTCTGATATCAGTGCCCAAGTCCAGCAGTACCAGCAGTTCTTGG ATGCTTCAAGGAGCCTGCCAGAATTCACTGAGCTGGATCTCCAGGGCAAGGTGCTACCTGAGGGGATTGGGCCTGAAGACATCAAGGCCTTCCAGGTCCTGTACCGGGAGCACTGTGAG GCCATTGTGGACGTCATGATTAACCTGCAGTTTACGCTGGTAGAGACCCTGTGGAAGACTTTCTGGAGGTACAACCTCAATCAGCCCAGTGAGGCCACCCCCCTGGCTGT CCACGATGAAGCAGAGAAGCGGCTGCCCAAGAGCAGCCTGGTGCTCCTCTCCAAGTATGAGCCTGTGCTCAAGTGGACCAAGGACTGTGACAACCTGCTGTACCAGGGCCTGGTGGAGATCCTTATCCCCGATGTGCTGCGGCCCATCCCCA GTGCCTTGACACAAGCAATTCGGAATTTTGCCAAGAGCCTAGAGAGCTGGCTCACTAATGCCATGATGAACATCCCTGAAGAGATGGTTCGGGTGAAG GTGGCCGCAGCCAGTGCTTTTGCACAAACGCTTCGGCGCTACACCTCCCTCAATCACCTGGCCCAGGCAGCCCGGGCCGTGCTTCAGAACACAGCCCAAATCAACCAGATGCTCAGCGACCTCAACCGTGTTGACTTTGCCAATGTGCAG GAGCAGGCCTCATGGGTATGCCGCTGTGAGGACCGTGTCGTGCAGCGGCTGGAGCAGGACTTCAAGGTGACGCTTCAGCAGCAGAACTCGCTGGAGCAGTGGGCAGGCTGGCTGGATGGCGTGGTGAGCCAGGTGCTCAAGCCCTATCAGGGCAGCGCCAGCTTCCCCAAGGCTGCCAAACTCTTCCTTCTCAAGTGGTCTTTCTACAG CTCCATGGTCATCCGGGACCTGACCCTGCGCAGTGCGGCCAGCTTCGGCTCATTCCACCTGATCCGTCTCTTGTATGACGAGTACATGTACTATCTGATCGAGCACCGAGTGGCCCAGGCCAAGGGAGAGACCCCCATCGCTGTCATGGGCGAG TTTGCCAACCTGGCCAGTTCCCTGAACCCCCTGGATCCTGACAAAG atgaagaggaggaagaagaggaggagagtgaAGATGAACTGCCCCAAGAGATCTCTCTCAACTCCAGTGAGTCGACTGCCCTCAGCTCAGAGTCCCTGGAGCCTCCTGCCAAGCTGGCGAGGACTGAAGGACGGGGCATCTTCGtgcaggccctgccctcaagctAA